One Rissa tridactyla isolate bRisTri1 chromosome 4, bRisTri1.patW.cur.20221130, whole genome shotgun sequence DNA window includes the following coding sequences:
- the VASH1 gene encoding tubulinyl-Tyr carboxypeptidase 1, whose product MPMPGGGGAGAGAAAAARRPPSGEAAAAARDEEQQEEEGEEDLRDGGVPFFVNRGGLPVDEPTWERMWRHVGRIHPEGERVAQRIRGAADLPKIPIPSVPAFQPSTPIPERLEAVQRYIRELQYNHTGTQFFEIKKSRPLTGLMDLAKEMTKEALPIKCLEAVILGIYLTNNMTTLDRFPISFKTHFSGNYFRHIVLGVNFGGRYGALGISRREELMYKAPVFRTLSELIFDFEEAYRRCWHTLKKVKLGHCVSHDPHSVEQIEWKHSILDLDKLTREDFRKELERHARDMRLKIGKGTGPPSPTKDRKKDVSSPQRGQASPHRRNSRGDRRPSGEKKPADSKAMPDLNGYQIRV is encoded by the exons ATGCCGatgcctgggggcggcggggccggggccggggccgcggccgccgccagGCGACCCCCGtccggcgaggcggcggcggcggcgcgggacgaggagcagcaggaggaggagggcgaggaggATCTCCGCGACGGCGGTGTCCCCTTCTTCGTCAACCGCGGCGGGCTGCCGGTGGACGAGCCCACCTGGGAGCGGATGTGGCGGCATGTGGGCAGGATCCACCCCGAGGGGGAGCGGGTGGCGCAGAGGATCCGGGGCGCCGCCGACCTGCCCAAG ATTCCCATACCAAGTGTGCCTGCGTTCCAGCCGTCCACCCCGATCCCTGAGCGCCTGGAAGCTGTACAGCGCTACATCAGGGAGCTTCA GTACAATCACACTGGGACACAATTCTTTGAGATTAAGAAGAGCAGACCTCTGACTGG GCTGATGGACCTGGCCAAAGAAATGACCAAAGAGGCCCTGCCAATAAAATGCCTGGAAGCTGTGATCCTGGGAAT TTACCTCACCAACAACATGACCACGCTGGACCGTTTCCCCATCAGCTTCAAAACGCACTTCTCAGGGAACTACTTCCGACACATTGTGCTGGGGGTGAACTTTGGAGGCCGCTATGGGGCACTGGGCATCAGCCGACGTGAGGAGCTCATGTACAAAGCACCCGTCTTCCGCACACTGAGTGAACTCATCTTTGACTTCGAGGAGGCATATCGCCGCTGCTGGCACACTCTCAAAAAGGTGAAGCTGGGACACTGTGTGTCCCACGACCCACACAGCGTGGAGCAGATTGAGTGGAAGCACTCCATCCTGGATCTAGACAAGCTAACCCGGGAAGACTTCCGCAAAGAACTTGAGAGACATGCCCGTGATATGAGGCTGAAG ATTGGCAAAGGAACTGGGCCACCATCTCCCACCAAGGACAGAAAGAAAGATGTCTCCTCCCCACAAAGAGGTCAGGCCAGCCCCCATCGGCGCAACAGCCGTGGGGACCGACG GCCATCTGGTGAGAAGAAGCCTGCCGATTCCAAAGCCATGCCAGACCTCAATGGGTACCAGATCCGGGTGTGA